Within the Streptomyces sp. NBC_00353 genome, the region CGGATCTCCGGCTCCATACGCGGCTGCCACTCCACATCGCGCTGCCAGTGCGTCTTGAGCTCGTCGAGCCCCGACCAGACTCCGGTCGCCAGTCCCGCCGCGTACGCCGCGCCCAGACACGTCGTCTCGGAGATCCTCGGCCGGATCACGGGCACGCCCAGCACGTCCGCCTGGTGCTGCATGAGCAGCCGGTTGGCCGTCATGCCGCCGTCCACCTTCAGCGTCGTGATGGGCACTCCCGAGTCCTGATACATCGCGTCGACGACCTCACGCGTCTGCCAGCTGGTCGCCTCCAGAACGGCGCGTGCCAGATGTGCCTTGGTGACATAGCCGGTCAGTCCGGTGATGACACCCCGGGCGTCGGAGCGCCAGTACGGGGCGAAGAGCCCGGAGAAGGCGGGCACGATGTACGCCCCGCCGTTGTCGTCGACGCTCGCCGCCAGTGTTTCGATCTCCTCGGCGCTCCGGATGATCCCCAGTTGGTCGCGGAACCACTGGACCAGCGCCCCGGTGATGGCGATCGACCCCTCCAGGCAGTAGACGGGCGCCTGGTCACCGATCTTGTAGCCGAGAGTGGTGATCAGCCCGCTCTTCGACGGCACGGGCCTGTTGCCGGTGTTGAGCAGCAGGAAACTCCCGGTGCCGTAGGTGTTCTTGGCGGTACCCGGGTCGTAGCAGGCCTGCCCGAAGACCGCGGCCTGCTGATCGCCGAGTGCGGAGGCCACCGGCACCCCGGCGAGCGTGCCGACCGCGGTCCCGTACACCTCGGACGACGACCGGATCTCCGGAAGCACCGCCTCCGGGACATTCATGGCGGCCAGGATCGACGGATCCCACTCCAGGGTTTCCAGATTCATCAGCATGGTGCGCGAAGCGTTGGTCACATCGGTGACATGGACGCCGCCGTCCGTACCGCCGGTGAGATTCCAGATCAGCCAGGAGTCGATGGTGCCGAAGGCGATCTCGCCCCGCTCGGCCCGGCTCCGCAGCCCCGGTACGTTGTCCAGCAGCCAGGCGGCCTTGGGACCGGAGAAGTAACTGGCCAGCGGAAGCCCGGTGATGTCCCGGAAACGGTCCTGCCCGTCCGCGCCGCCGAGCTCGTGGCAGAGCGTGGACGTACGGGTGTCCTGCCAGACGATGGCGTTGTGCACGGGCTGTCCGGTCGCCCGGTCCCAGAGCACGGTCGTCTCGCGCTGGTTGGTGATGCCGAGTGCGCTGAGCTGTTCCGCCCGCAGTCCGGCGGTGGCGAGCGCGCCCTCCACCACGGCCTGCACCTTGGACCAGATCTCGGTGGCGTCGTGTTCCACCCAGCCGGGTTTCGGGAAGATCTGGCGGTGCTCGCGCTGGTCGACGGCGACGATCGCACCGTCCTGATTGAAGATGATGCAGCGGCTGGATGTGGTGCCCTGGTCGATGGCGGCGACAAACCTGTCCGTCATGACGTCCCCTTGTCGCGAGGTCGAGAACTCGAATTGCCGGAGCTTGAATGAGA harbors:
- the glpK gene encoding glycerol kinase GlpK, which encodes MTDRFVAAIDQGTTSSRCIIFNQDGAIVAVDQREHRQIFPKPGWVEHDATEIWSKVQAVVEGALATAGLRAEQLSALGITNQRETTVLWDRATGQPVHNAIVWQDTRTSTLCHELGGADGQDRFRDITGLPLASYFSGPKAAWLLDNVPGLRSRAERGEIAFGTIDSWLIWNLTGGTDGGVHVTDVTNASRTMLMNLETLEWDPSILAAMNVPEAVLPEIRSSSEVYGTAVGTLAGVPVASALGDQQAAVFGQACYDPGTAKNTYGTGSFLLLNTGNRPVPSKSGLITTLGYKIGDQAPVYCLEGSIAITGALVQWFRDQLGIIRSAEEIETLAASVDDNGGAYIVPAFSGLFAPYWRSDARGVITGLTGYVTKAHLARAVLEATSWQTREVVDAMYQDSGVPITTLKVDGGMTANRLLMQHQADVLGVPVIRPRISETTCLGAAYAAGLATGVWSGLDELKTHWQRDVEWQPRMEPEIREREYHNWRKAVERSLGWQEEGGGER